A window of Rhododendron vialii isolate Sample 1 chromosome 11a, ASM3025357v1 genomic DNA:
TTCTTTCTTGGAAATAACTCCTTACTCGTCTCAATTAGCATATACTACTCAACTCGGGTTGACTACAAAACAGCAAATTTAAATACATTTTTAAAACTCGTTAAGCTTTACGAGAAGAGAAGAGGGCGGCTCATTTGCATTCAGATTTCTCTCGTATCTCTGGAAATTCTTCCTTTTCACactttctcctctttcttgtcAATTTGGAAAGAAATACTCCAGCAGGGTCACATTTACCCACCACAAAGTTTAATAAACTATTATTGGAAGGACCAGACTGCACCTAATAATACTATACTAGTAATTCTTGAGCAATTCCAGGAAGTAGATGCTGCCATATTAGGACCACACTATGGCCTTCACCATCTTCAGAAGTCAAAGTCCATGGTCCAActcacaaaataaaacaaaaaacaattgcATTGGACAAGACAAACTTAGAAACAGATTACATTATTATACACAACGAAAAGCCCTTCTGTCAAACATGGTAGGAAGCACAGATCAACTTCGTACCAGACAAATTTTTCTAATAAGCAAATGCTTCCTACTTCAGTGACCCGTCAGGGAATCGAATTCGAGCATGTCGAGCAGAACCGCTATCACGTTCAGAGCTATGGTATTACAACATTTAACAGCCATGGTCTGCAATGAAAATGGAATGAAACCAGGATTACAGCAGAGCAAAAGCAAAAAGTTGCAATCAGTTTAGATTAGTCTTCCACTTCATCAAGGTTGGTCCGGAAAAGATAATCTTCTGTTTCTAATTCATCGTGAAAAAGAGAAACAGAGGGCATCTCAAACTTCTTCGTAAGTCCATTACTCTCTGATGATCTCCGTCCCTGTAAATTTTGCCTCGGTTAATCACAAGTACCGTAAGAGGGAAAAATGGGTGCACTTGCAAGTtcatttgaagaagaagattcaCATAACAACAGTCTACTGGAAATACAAACATCAACCATCATGTTTTTGAGGTGAACAGGACTAACCTTTCTCAAgatgtaaaagaaataatgaaATCCGTCTCCAAAAGTATTCCACTCCACAGACCAGGTGAATTCTGGCGCAGTAAATAAAGGGCGCCTGAAGTGTGGCTGTGGGACACGAACATTGCAACTGATGAAAATACAGAAGTAGAAACTTATACAAGCGACAAAGAGGGCCCTTAAAGTTAATTGTGTTTTACCTGGCCAAAAGTGATTGAGATGAAAATGCCATCTGGTTTAAGAACCCTATGAACACCTCGAAGCATGGCCATTGCCTTGCTTACTGTTGCAGGCTGTGGATTCCAGGGGTCACCACTGTCCAAGAACAATACATCCTTCAATTTAAAATTACATGCATCTTCATCTCATTAAAGGCAAAAGACTAAGCAATAAGCATGACAGAGATACATAGGCCAAGTTTAGCAGACAAGAATAACACCATAAATAAAATGACTACATTGGGTAGGGTCATACTCAATAGCTTACCATAGTTCCTTTCTCGATAACCACATCAAAACACTCATTGCCAAATGGAAGGTCTAGCATATCAGCTTCCAGCACTTTTATTTCTGGTGACAAAGGCAACcccaaaaaatgaacaaacaaattgcgAACAATCCTCTCATATTACAGCATACGATTTGTTTACCACAATACCATCACTATACTCATGTTTCAAAACACGACGACCAATTATCGTTTTTCAAAAACAACCTTACCAGTTACTAGATGCTACTAGCATAAACATACAAAGCACGATACTGTCAATTACTGGCGTCGCTCTTCCCAAACGAAACTTGACTCAGCTCATTTAAGAAAAAACCAGCAAAGACTTCTGCATTGCATAAATATACAGAAATGACAAATCTGTTTTTAGATCACCCAGTTCAAAAATTCACTGTTCGTTGCAAGAATTACCAGAATTCCTCAGCTTCTACAGTGGTTGTATATGCATTCAACATGATAGGTCAAACTATTTACAATTTGGCATGCTTTTATAAAGTAGAGCCTAGACTTAATCACATATTTAGTCTTACTGGTTACCGAGAGAATGATCCAGGCTCAACTATTTCCCATGATTGATGAGTAATCACTGGTTCACACGTACAAAATGACTGAATTGAAGAATAATGTGCTTAATGGCTAGGTTAAACCGAacttcaaaatgaaaacatCACAATCAGTCGCAAcatcaaaatttcaaatcatACGAATAATTGGATTCTTATCCAGCATTCGTTTAATCAAGATTGACTCAAACTAAGCCATTAACGGCTCAATCTTAGTTTTAGTCTCATAGTATCAACATAGCAACAGGGTAGTGACTTCCCCACCATAGTCAAGCTACAAACCTTTGTATCCCTTGGATTGTAACCTTTTCTGCATCTTCTCCACAGCAACTGCAGACAAATCAATGCACGTTATTTCTGTAATTCCATCCTTGTACAGTTCTTCACACAACTGCGAGTTTCCACACCCCACCTCCAATAcctgcaaaaaaacaaaaaaaaaaacaaaacaaaacacaaaatgaaAACATCTTACATCAATAAACAAATTTACAATTTTCTTCGGGCAATGATGATGCCAAAACTGcttttgttaatgctaaaactGTTGTGCATAAGAGTCTTGTACTTTGCACATGATACAAGCTCTTTATGCACAAAAgttttgacattaacaaaaataattttggcattagcACCACCCTTTTCTAAAATGTGCATGAACTCTATGCATATCTTTATCTATCTATTGCTACTACAAAGGGAACACCACTTTATGATGTGAACGTGAGAGTGAGGCTGGCTCATATTTCCATTTCCGAAACTACCACTTTAACTGCTTAAAAAAACTGCCAAGGATATAAAAAGCTGCTTTCTTCTCCCCTCTTTCATGCTTTCACAAATCAGATCTCATTAGGCTCAATTGAAGCTatagtaattttcacactcccattttttataaccacactctcttttttgtcttcctGTGCTATGAATTTACATTGTTGTCCTTCCAAGGGTGAAAGAATATACAAATAAAcagttaattttgtaaattcacgtcacaagagaacaaaaaagggagagcggtaataaaaaaaaagtggagtgtgaaaatcagtTACCAAAGATTTTCCCCTTTCCCTCTTCAgcttagggctgcaaacgagccgagccgagctttgttgtgttcgagctcgagctcagctattaacgagccgagcccgaTTCAGTTACTAAATTGAGTCTTTCTAGACGAATCGAGCCTACTttttcgagccgagccgagccgagctttggagtgttaagctcggctcgtttaccaAACGAGCTCTTTTTGCATAGTACGATTTGCGTGTGCCTGATTGCCAATATAtgtagaagagagagaaaagagagaagcaTTATACAGAGGAATTCGGTTCAACGTGCTGTTGGATGAGATGCCGGAAATGTGAATACTCTTTGAACCATTCGTAATGCTCCTCATGAGCGAACCTCTGATCCCTGAAATAGAACAAGAATAAGCAAAATTACGAaggcaaaaaaaagagaaattaggAAAAAGCGAAGGCCTGAAACTTAGTAATCAGTTGCAAGGTAGTAAATTTTAGTGAAGAACAAAGGGTAAGGAGGCAAGGGTTTACCAGTAATGAGGATCGAGGTATGCTAACGCCGTAGACGGTTCGATGGAGAATGTTGTCTGCGATTCCGTCGCAATTTGGCTGTCTCCGTCCATTTATCGACAGTCGTTGAGTTCGTCCGTCGTCTTCTTGGTTCTTCCACAGACAAAACCCTAAACCAGTGCCGAAGAAGTCGTTTATTTCAGACACGGGCAAAATGTAACAGTTGCAAATTACCCGACTGAACTATCGCTAGTTTTTACTTTGCGCCCCTCCAGAAAAAGTATCCGGCCACAATGTTAAAAGTTTGCGTCCACGGGGTTATAAGAGGTAAAAAATTGCGGCCAAGAGTGTTAAAGTTTGCGCCCATAACGTTGTGCTTTGGAGTAAGAAAGTGGCCTTTCAAAAGTGGCCTTTTGCCTTAATGGgcggctgtaaacgagccgagctttatcGAGTtcgagctcaactcgtttactaaacgaatcAAAAATTTGAGTTCGAGCCTTGACGAGCTGAGCTTAGACATTTACTAAACGACCCTATTTAATCGAGCTGAGCccccttaacgagccgaacttttGTCGAACGAGCGCTCCACGGCTCGTTCACTAAACAAGTCGAAAAtttgagctcaagctcggctcgtttactaaacgagtcgagcaAAGCAGAACGTTAACGAGCCTAGCCGAgtcgagctcgcgagctgctcgatTCATTTACTGCCCTTAGCCTACCTCCATTTGAAGTCCAAACCGCAAGGAAATACGTTCAAAATATAACATTAAAGATCTTTACagtggccaaaaaaaaatttccttgcaAAAGTAATTCAAGATaactattttgaaaagtcattTCTTTGCAaactaattttataaaaattgctTAGAGGCCCTCGATCCTATTAAAATCGCGATCCTAGCATGGTAAACTTCCCGATGAACGGTCAACGGGTAGAGTAGAGAAGGTGATAACGGCGATATTGATTAAAGAGCTTAATTTGGCGTCGTTAACGTTATTATCATTGGGGATACATCTGGGGCGAGCCTAGATAATACGGATAAACAAAATTGTAGTGCCTAGACTCCGGCATTTCTCTCcgttttcttgttcttgttagAATAATGACACCATAAGCTGCTGtcaaaaatggcaaaaaaaagaagggaattgAGAGGCGATAGATATCAATTGTGGTTTTCAAAACGCATTTTTGTCAGATAAGTACTTTTTGATTCACTTGTGTGCAGCCATTCATCAGCATACATGTTTACACTCTTTGAAAGAAAAAACGGATGTAAGAAAGAAGCACACAGAATCTATGCTGCCCCTGCTTAAGGAGCGCAAAttatcctagagagagagatgatattATACTTCAGTATCATAGTGTTGTTGGTTTACAGCAGGTCAACATAATCAAAATGGAGTAATATTAAGCAACTATAAAGAGACGATAAGGTACCCAAAAATACCGAAAAGTACTCCTGCGATTTCAATTCTTTGCCTCTTATGAATCACAAGTAAATAGTCCGTGCAGGTCCTTCAATGAGCAGGTCCTCGAGGAAATTTTGAATGAGAAATCGGTGGGCAGTAACTTTTTCTACAACTTCCTTGGTGTTGGACATGGAGAAGTTGGAGGCTTTAGGTCCTCGTACCTGTTCAACGAATCGGTGCAAGTCTATGTTTAGTACTTAAAATAAGGCAAACTACTGAAGCTGCCTATTGAACTTTGTCTCATTAAGTAGCGTTTGGATGTTAGACTCGTAAAAGGTAAGAGATTCTACTTCGTCCTTCCTTGTCTCTTCTTTTCCCTCACACAGTTCACTCTCTATAAACTACCCTTCTACCCAAACGGGACTTATCATAAGGCCACAACTACAAATTACTTAAATGGCAAAAGGTGAAAGTGGCCTTGGTTTTGTTACATATTGACACTGTTCCTCCACTAGCTTTTCTGCAGGTAGAGCTTGAGCTACATTGTTCGCCACTGTAGACAATGGTGGCGGGATGGTGCATTTGGAGATGGTGATGTAGGAGGCCTTAGGTCATCGTATCTGAGGACGTAAAAGAACATAACAGCACAGGGAAAGTTACGAAATGAAATGAGAAGAAGTATCAAACTGACTTTGAGAATGCTTGTATTTTGCCAAGTAGTAAGGGAATGCTACTAGTACATTTGAATACAAACTACAAACCagcttttcataaatgaaacttcaCTAACTTCATTGTTcgttttcatcatattttagtactttgaaaaacCTATTTATCGATATACAATTGGCCTTGagccgatttaaaatgaggaggatacgagcgttttaccaaaataatttgtttttcaacctttaagggtaaaatggtcatttcCTTTAgcgtacaaatgattttggatcaaaactacttcagttagaaagtagattaaacaagctttttaacaatctaaaccacgtgcaaattggAGTTTCAGCGTGTCCGAGACAAGCGTGCAAAATTTGACTTGTTAAGCACCtttaatgcgcctcaggcgcatgcTGATGCTCCTCAGGCGCACTCcattgcgcccgggcgcatccttaCAATTTGACAAGTGAAACCACTGCGCTCAGGTGCACTCCATTGTGCTCAGGCGCATCTTTACCATTTAACAAGTGAAACTTGCACCTCGGGCGCATTTTGATGCTCTTCAGGCGCACTCCATTGTGCCCGGGCACATCCTTACAATTTAACAAGTGAAACCATTGCGCTCTGGCGCATCTTTACAATTTAACAAGTGAAACTTGCGCCTCGGGCGCATTTTGTTGCTCCTCAGGCGCACTCcattgcgcccgggcgcatccttaCATACTAACAACAAGTGAAActtgcgcctcaggcgcactcCATTGCGCTCGGGCGCATTTTGATGCGCCTCAAGCGCACTCCATTGCACCCTGGCACATTCTTACAATTTAACATGAAGTGAAACTTTGTGGGCTTGACACGGACAACCCAAAATCCGATTTGCGCATGGTTTGGACAattaaaaagcttgttcaatctactttctaacccaagtagtgaGGGGATCCAAAATGAATTATACATAAAAAGAGGTGACCATTTTACCCCCAGTGGgtcaaaaattaattcatttcggtaaaacgctcgcaactcCCTctttttaaattggatcaagaattACTATATGCCGATAAAtaggatttttaaagtactataaGATAATGGAATGCACCTATGAGCATATTTAGCTTTAGGTCATGAAAAGTGGGTAGAAAGGAGAACATTATAAAAATCTCTATAGCCAATATGGGTAAAACacttaccctcttgccctccctcaaaaaaaaatatggctaAAACACAATTTATGTTACATTTGGAGCTCAAATCCCTCGTTCTAAGCTATTTCGTCATTGTTTAGATGCTTCCCTTACAAATCCAATTAACTTGTGAtcgacattctctctctctctctctagctattAAGCTGCCAACTGTTTTAGAGGCGCAACGTTCAAGAAAACAGAAGTTAGTACaatgcagaaaaagaaatagagaagaTACTGACAGATCAATGcagaaaaacaaattacaaactATTAGCAAAAGACATAGAGGGACATTGCGAAAACGAGCTGGTGAAGAACATcacaaacaaaataatgaagagaTCTGGTATCAGTATAAAAAGATTAGAAGAGTCACATTTATGCTCCGCCACAGATATAATTATGCCCTTAAAAAGAATGACATTTCAATACTAGCTTTCTGTCAATGTGCACAGGGAGTTCTATGTCTAACTGTTTGGATATCACATTCTAAGCTTTATTGCCAAAAATACTGATCATTTAAGTGAACACATTAGATctgcaattttttcatcttaGCAACTAGTACTAAATGTTGCGAAGAACCATGTTCACATTTTCACTTGCTTTGAATAGAAGTGTTTACCACCATACAGCAGCAGCATGGTAATAGATTTATAGGAGAGGGTGGGCTATGTTAGCTATTCAAAGCAAACCATGATTCCAGAGGCTCCATCCTACATTTCTTCTATTGTGGTCTGTGTGATTTACGTAGAGCGAATAAAGCCTTGGCATAAGCCTTTTAGACTTGCTAAGAT
This region includes:
- the LOC131308462 gene encoding uncharacterized protein LOC131308462; translation: MDGDSQIATESQTTFSIEPSTALAYLDPHYWDQRFAHEEHYEWFKEYSHFRHLIQQHVEPNSSVLEVGCGNSQLCEELYKDGITEITCIDLSAVAVEKMQKRLQSKGYKEIKVLEADMLDLPFGNECFDVVIEKGTMDVLFLDSGDPWNPQPATVSKAMAMLRGVHRVLKPDGIFISITFGQPHFRRPLFTAPEFTWSVEWNTFGDGFHYFFYILRKGRRSSESNGLTKKFEMPSVSLFHDELETEDYLFRTNLDEVED